One segment of Triticum aestivum cultivar Chinese Spring chromosome 2A, IWGSC CS RefSeq v2.1, whole genome shotgun sequence DNA contains the following:
- the LOC123190943 gene encoding probable carboxylesterase Os04g0669600 yields the protein MAPPPPAPAAAAAAARAGGLVLWLHGSAETGEQSRGQIAPYFSAAPALRLSFPTAPIACVGDLVLNAWFGIPEIPITATTVRDEEEVLEAVERVHEMLDKEVAAGTCPTNIFVCGLSQGGALAIASVLLYPKTLGGCAVFSGSVPLSKSFAGRVTPEARKTPVLWFHGMADGVVLFEAGHAGCAFLQELGMTCEFKTYPTLGHLLVDEELQYFRRWIFDRLGISQGTEAARPSSSSLSNHEDLH from the exons ATGGCCCCGCCTCCCCCTGCtcctgctgcggcggcggcggcggcgagggccggCGGGCTGGTCCTGTGGCTGCACGGCTCCGCCGAGACGGGCGAGCAGAGCCGCGGCCAGATCGCGCCCTACTTCTCCGCCGCCCCCGCCCTCCGCCTCTCCTTCCCAACCGCCCCCATCGCCTGCGTTG GTGACTTGGTGCTCAATGCGTGGTTCGGCATCCCGGAGATCCCCATAACCGCT ACCACTGTTAGAGACGAGGAAGAGGTCCTAGAAGCTGTTGAGCGTGTACACGAAATGTTAGACAAAGAAGTGGCTGCCGGAACATGTCCTACGAACATTTTTGTTTGTGGGTTAAGCCAAGGAG GCGCTCTAGCCATAGCAAGTGTTCTGCTCTACCCCAAGACTTTAGGTGGGTGTGCTGTTTTCAGTGGTTCAGTTCCTCTGAGCAAATCATTTGCTGGCAGGGTGACACCTGAAGCCAGAAAG ACTCCGGTTTTATGGTTCCATGGGATGGCAGACGGGGTGGTACTATTCGAAGCCGGGCATGCCGGGTGCGCATTTCTCCAAGAGCTTGGCATGACCTGCGAATTCAAG ACTTATCCGACCCTTGGGCACTTGCTTGTGGATGAAGAGCTCCAGTATTTTCGACGATGGATATTCGATCGTCTAGGGATTTCTCAAGGAACTGAAGCTGCAAGACCGTCGTCATCATCGTTGTCGAACCACGAAGATCTACACTAG
- the LOC123186505 gene encoding LRR receptor-like serine/threonine-protein kinase EFR, translated as MQLVLARRCHLVLALFLLLQQAVACSAAAAAGSNNETDRAALLAFKHAVSGGGRAGPLSSWNDSLPFCRWRGVSCHAGNGRVTALVLASARLTGAIPPALGNLTFLSSLQLPDNGLTGEIPTSVGGLRRLRRLNLSGNQLRGAILAEAALLTNLTHLNLSRNLLVGRIPPGLGRLGGALVNLDLSRNQLTGSIPTSLAGLPWLQRIRLGNNNLTGSIPPLFANMTALLGFTFKYNYLDGSLPEDIGQSSCRRAPGVYLQRHLHQDDRAVLQLNIGEAPPRHRRLGPGALLPQHVRQRARRTDTSEPGERVEDADHQPGREQPRRRGARGPWRTQGAPPSHLSFNMLHASTPGEWQFVDALTNCSKLRVLHMFHSDLSGQLPASVANLSTELAWLDLSYNRISGTIPSGIGKLRGLTTLRFQANNLSGVIPESTGLLTGMFEMLVFGNRLTGTIPSSLGNLTKLTQLELSENELVGEVPPSLAGCRSLAYLSVGGNRLTGTIPAQVFTIPAMSYILNMSNNFISGEVPPEVGRLQSLQTLDLSNNRLTGAIPATIGQSQMLQRLYLQGNLLRGGILPSSFGSLKGLEELDMSRNNLSGEFPRFLQDLRYLRLLNLSLNLLAGEVPVKGVFTNATAVHLTGNGGIGELGRRGIKVNRLL; from the coding sequence ATGCAACTTGTCCTAGCCCGGCGGTGCCACCTGGTACTCGCTCTGTTCCTCCTGCTGCAGCAGGCCGTGGCttgctcggccgccgccgccgccggcagcaaCAACGAGACGGACCGCGCCGCTCTGCTGGCGTTCAAGCACGCCGTCTCTGGAGGCGGCCGCGCCGGCCCGCTGAGCTCCTGGAACGACTCCTTGCCCTTCTGCCGGTGGCGTGGCGTCTCGTGTCACGCTGGCAATGGCAGAGTGACCGCGCTGGTGCTCGCGTCGGCGCGTCTCACCGGCGCTATCCCTCCGGCACTCGGGAACCTCACCTTCCTCTCGTCTCTTCAGCTGCCGGACAACGGGCTAACGGGGGAGATACCTACGTCCGTCGGCGGTTTGCGGCGCCTCCGCAGGCTGAACCTCTCCGGCAACCAGCTCCGTGGGGCCATCCTGGCAGAGGCGGCCCTGCTCACAAACCTGACGCACCTCAACCTGTCGCGCAATCTGCTCGTCGGCCGTATCCCGCCCGGGCTCGGCCGTCTCGGCGGTGCGCTGGTAAATCTGGACCTCTCCAGGAACCAACTCACTGGGAGCATACCGACCTCCCTCGCCGGGCTGCCGTGGTTGCAGCGGATCCGCCTTGGGAACAACAACCTCACCGGCAGCATACCACCGCTGTTCGCCAACATGACGGCCCTCCTCGGATTCACCTTCAAGTACAACTACCTTGACGGTAGCCTGCCGGAGGACATAGGCCAGTCCTCTTGTCGGCGAGCTCCCGGCGTCTATCTACAACGTCACCTCCATCAGGATGATCGAGCTGTCTTACAACTCAATATCGGGGAGGCTCCGCCACGACATCGGAGACTCGGTCCCGGAGCTCTACTTCCTCAGCATGTTCGGCAACGAGCTCGTCGGACGGATACCAGCGAGCCTGGCGAACGCGTCGAAGATGCAGACCATCAACCTGGGCGAGAACAACCTCGTCGGCGTGGTGCCCGCGGACCTTGGCGAACTCAGGGAGCTCCTCCATCCCACCTGAGCTTCAACATGCTGCACGCCAGCACACCTGGCGAGTGGCAGTTCGTGGATGCCCTGACGAATTGCAGCAAGCTGCGTGTGCTCCACATGTTCCACAGCGATCTCTCCGGCCAGCTGCCGGCGTCGGTTGCCAACCTGTCGACGGAGCTCGCGTGGCTGGACTTGTCGTACAACCGGATATCTGGGACCATCCCCTCCGGTATCGGCAAGCTGAGGGGTCTGACAACGCTCCGATTCCAGGCCAACAACTTGTCCGGGGTCATCCCGGAGTCGACGGGCCTTCTAACTGGCATGTTTGAGATGCTCGTCTTCGGGAACCGGCTGACCGGCACGATTCCGTCGTCGCTCGGCAACCTCACCAAGCTGACGCAGCTGGAGCTGAGCGAAAACGAGCTCGTTGGCGAGGTGCCGCCGAGCTTAGCGGGTTGCCGCAGCCTCGCCTACCTGAGTGTCGGCGGGAATCGGCTCACTGGGACCATTCCAGCTCAGGTTTTCACCATACCGGCAATGTCCTACATCCTAAACATGTCCAACAACTTCATTTCCGGCGAGGTGCCACCGGAGGTTGGCCGCCTTCAGAGTCTCCAAACCTTGGATCTCTCCAATAACAGATTGACTGGTGCGATCCCCGCGACGATAGGCCAGAGTCAGATGCTTCAGAGGTTATATCTCCAAGGCAACCTGCTCCGCGGTGGCATCTTGCCGTCGTCATTCGGGAGCCTCAAGGGCCTGGAGGAGCTGGACATGTCCCGCAACAACCTGTCCGGCGAGTTCCCACGCTTTCTGCAAGACCTACGGTACCTGCGTCTCCTGAACCTGTCCTTGAACCTTCTCGCCGGTGAGGTGCCGGTCAAGGGAGTCTTCACCAACGCGACGGCCGTCCACCTCACCGGGAATGGGGGCATTGGGGAATTGGGCCGGCGAGGAATAAAGGTAAATCGCTTGCTCTGA